The proteins below are encoded in one region of Phyllopteryx taeniolatus isolate TA_2022b chromosome 11, UOR_Ptae_1.2, whole genome shotgun sequence:
- the bnip4 gene encoding BCL2 interacting protein 4, translated as MSIPNDASSEDNLQGSWVELHFSGAASQSNRRHGSQELVMPTSTQQQDDVENMLLDAQHESGRNSSGGSSPCDSPRGAVTPLVWRGSGGSSLQSDEDLQERRQEVELMMKKNADWIWDWSSRPENNPPKEFLLKHPKRSTPLSIRHSSVMKKGGVLSPDVLQLVLPSLIISHILAIGLGIYIGKRLTSHSTF; from the exons aTGTCGATACCAAATGACGCTTCGTCGGAGGACAATTTGCAAG gtTCGTGGGTGGAGTTACACTTCAGCGGGGCAGCCTCCCAAAGCAACCGTCGCCACGGAAGCCAGGAGCTCGTGATGCCCACGTCCACTCAGCAGCAGGATGACGTGGAAAACATGCTGCTGGACGCCCAGCACGAGTCGGGCAGGAACAGTTCGGGCGGAAGCTCGCCGTGCGACAG CCCACGCGGAGCAGTgaccccgcttgtgtggagagGTTCAGGTGGAAGCAGCTTGCAG TCGGACGAGGACCTTCAGGAAAgaagacaggaagtggagctaATGATGAAGAAAAACGCAGACTGGATCTGGGACTGGTCCAGTCGACCCGAGAACAACCCGCCAAA GGAGTTCCTGCTCAAGCACCCCAAGCGCTCCACCCCGCTCAGCATCCGCCACAGCAGCGTGATGAAGAAAGGCGGCGTTCTCTCGCCCGACGTCCTGCAGCTGGTCCTGCCGTCGTTAATCATCTCGCACATACTCGCCATCGGCCTCGG GATATACATCGGGAAGCGCCTGACCTCTCACAGCACCTTCTGA